The Raphanus sativus cultivar WK10039 chromosome 2, ASM80110v3, whole genome shotgun sequence genome includes a region encoding these proteins:
- the LOC108836652 gene encoding LOW QUALITY PROTEIN: uncharacterized protein LOC108836652 (The sequence of the model RefSeq protein was modified relative to this genomic sequence to represent the inferred CDS: deleted 1 base in 1 codon): MFLRRISPLFSIIAKRSQSRFLSSPAPNSAQNWASRGHNLRQATRSYASGGRKDYNLFGSNVKPGDADFRKSWEKDMKDDDDDDTLWSGSEDESDDKGLEKEVKKARQQAKATSDLIDADDSDELYSVWSGSDEEKTLWTGDEGDDDDDIPTEPHPNEASDKYLDKLFEFEEKPKYRTISELLKSENEPEELSPGKQARKLAVENALKKLNKGPDGRYTNVWEVMSDVDILIGAFENIISGPEYEELRKGGPKRLNMQFFKDIQTRMRDPNFKFTPEIKLKPKSKLVPRKKWQKAQSRRRKAQKR, translated from the exons ATGTTCCTGCGAAGAATCTCTCCTCTGTTCTCTATCATAGCCAAAAG aTCACAAAGTCGCTTCCTTTCGAGTCCGGCGCCTAACTCTGCTCAGAACTGGGCATCTCGCGGCCACAACTTACGACAAG CAACTCGATCATACGCAAGTGGAGGTCGTAAAGACTACAATCTCTTTGGTAGTAATGTGAAACCTGGTGATGCTGATTTTAGAAAAAGC TGGGAGAAAGATAtgaaggatgatgatgatgatgacactCTATGGTCAGGAAGTGAAGACGAAAGCGATGATAAAGGACTTGAGAAAGAGGTTAAGAAAGCTAGGCAACAAGCTAAAGCCACCTCTGATCTAATCGATGCAGACGATAGTGACGAGTTATACAGCGTTTGGTCTGGAAGCGATGAGGAGAAAACGTTATGGACCGGCGACGAAGGTGATGACGACGACGATATTCCGACAGAACCGCACCCGAACGAAGCATCTGATAAGTACTTGGACAAGCTGTTTGAGTTCGAGGAGAAACCAAAGTACAGGACAATCTCTGAGCTGTTGAAATCCGAAAACGAGCCTGAGGAGCTTTCACCTGGTAAACAGGCGAGGAAGCTTGCCGTTGAGAACGCGTTGAAGAAGCTTAACAAAGGGCCTGACGGGCGTTACACAAACGTGTGGGAAGTGATGAGTGATGTCGACATTTTGATTGGAGCGTTTGAGAACATCATCTCAGGGCCTGAATATGAGGAGCTGAGAAAAGGTGGACCCAAGAGGTTGAACATGCAGTTCTTCAAGGATATACAAACTCGCATGAGAGATCCAAACTTCAAATTCACGCCTGAGATAAAGTTGAAGCCCAAGAGTAAACTAGTGCCTAGGAAGAAATGGCAGAAGGCACAGTCCAGGAGAAGGAAAGCTCAGAAGCGGTAA